In Luteimonas viscosa, the following proteins share a genomic window:
- a CDS encoding TonB-dependent receptor, with protein sequence MLNPRRNLLSLALASAIGFAATSANAQTTEPDEADDATPTATTETSELDTVVVRGIRRGIEDAISVKRDSTSIVEAISSEDIGKLPDVSIAESLARLPGLSAQRVAGRAQVISVRGLSPDFSTTLLNGREMVSTGDNRSVEFDQYPSELISGVTVYKTPDARLVGQGLTGTLDMQTVRPLNFDEPAGVVSIRGQHNSLGNAADASGYGERINASYITRSDDRRFGFSIGYSHSDTPIQENQVGLYEPWQPIGDGWRPGVPTGTYYSDGIKALRRTGNTERDGVMATLQFRPSNAWTSTLDLFYSEATQVSTANQFEVHIGDYNGGYGRLEVTNPSINGDGTFTGGVANNVYPLVRGMYNHREDEISAFGWNNAFNLGSVELVADVSYSKTERDEVLLENNTQLLPAPQLDSVALDFRSDGFSQLDPGRDYSDPGSLYLTNTIYGSGYGKTPRVEDELRALRLDASVPVPESLGWLVDVDLGVNYADRQKSKWQPEGNINLGAQGETTIGADLQYGLVDLGFAGVGMIPSWNVPAAVARYMSFIPVDNLSYLIPKAWRVDEEITTGYARANIDTQWGSVPVRGNFGVQVQRVDQSSTSRYWDSTRPDGDNVQPITRGKEYTDVLPSLNLAFSLTDDQTLRVALAEQIARPRVDELRASLEFGVNTATGEPGGSGGNPELDPWRAYAFDVSYEKYFGERAYVAAAFYYKDLRTYIYTESRDGYDFSDLLVDYVPGPNEPPTQTTGRFTAPYNGEGGSLRGLELTASLPLDLFAPALTGFGIVASASFNDSDITIPPPPNAQSSVGSEEIMLPGLSKRVYNLTAYYERNGFEARISQRKRSDFVGEIGNFDGDRTLRYVVGEDITDVQVSYAFGDHTGLGGLSVLLQASNITDESYRTYAGTRDRPLEHIEWGRTWLLGLNYRF encoded by the coding sequence ATGTTGAACCCACGACGCAACCTGCTGAGCCTCGCGCTCGCATCCGCCATCGGCTTCGCCGCGACATCCGCGAATGCGCAGACCACCGAACCCGACGAGGCCGACGACGCCACGCCGACCGCGACCACCGAGACGTCCGAGCTCGATACGGTCGTGGTGCGCGGCATCCGGCGCGGGATCGAGGACGCGATCTCGGTCAAGCGCGATTCCACCTCGATCGTCGAGGCGATCTCGTCGGAGGACATCGGCAAGCTGCCCGACGTCAGCATCGCCGAGTCGCTGGCCCGGCTTCCGGGCCTGTCCGCGCAGCGCGTCGCCGGCCGCGCCCAGGTGATCAGCGTGCGCGGGCTCTCGCCCGACTTCTCGACCACCCTGCTCAACGGCCGCGAGATGGTGAGCACCGGCGACAACCGCAGCGTCGAGTTCGACCAGTACCCGTCGGAACTGATCAGCGGCGTCACCGTGTACAAGACGCCCGACGCGCGCCTGGTGGGCCAGGGGCTCACCGGCACGCTGGACATGCAGACGGTGCGGCCGTTGAACTTCGACGAGCCGGCAGGCGTCGTCAGCATCCGCGGCCAGCACAACTCGCTGGGCAATGCGGCGGACGCATCCGGCTACGGCGAGCGCATCAACGCCAGCTACATCACCCGTTCCGACGACCGGCGTTTCGGCTTCTCGATCGGCTATTCGCATTCGGACACGCCGATCCAGGAGAACCAGGTGGGCCTGTACGAGCCCTGGCAGCCGATCGGCGACGGCTGGCGACCGGGCGTGCCCACCGGCACCTACTACTCCGACGGCATAAAGGCCCTGCGCCGCACCGGCAATACCGAGCGCGACGGCGTGATGGCCACGCTGCAGTTCCGTCCCTCCAACGCCTGGACGAGTACGCTCGACCTGTTCTACTCGGAGGCCACGCAGGTCAGCACCGCGAACCAGTTCGAGGTGCACATCGGCGACTACAACGGCGGTTACGGGCGGCTCGAGGTCACCAACCCCTCGATCAACGGCGACGGCACCTTCACCGGCGGCGTCGCCAACAACGTCTATCCGCTGGTGCGCGGCATGTACAACCACCGCGAGGACGAGATCAGCGCCTTCGGCTGGAACAATGCCTTCAACCTCGGCAGTGTCGAACTGGTGGCCGACGTCAGCTACTCCAAGACCGAGCGCGACGAAGTGCTGCTGGAGAACAACACCCAGCTCCTGCCCGCGCCGCAGCTCGATTCGGTGGCGCTGGACTTCCGCAGCGACGGCTTCTCGCAGCTCGATCCGGGCCGCGACTATTCCGATCCCGGCTCGCTGTACCTGACCAACACGATCTACGGCTCCGGCTACGGCAAGACGCCGCGGGTGGAGGACGAGCTGCGCGCGTTGCGTCTCGACGCTTCCGTGCCGGTGCCCGAATCGCTGGGCTGGCTGGTGGATGTCGATCTCGGCGTCAACTACGCGGACCGCCAGAAGAGCAAATGGCAGCCCGAGGGCAACATCAACCTCGGCGCCCAGGGCGAGACCACGATCGGTGCGGACCTGCAGTACGGCCTGGTCGACCTCGGTTTCGCGGGCGTGGGCATGATCCCTTCCTGGAACGTGCCGGCGGCCGTCGCGCGCTACATGAGCTTCATTCCCGTCGACAACCTGTCGTACCTGATCCCCAAGGCATGGCGGGTCGACGAAGAGATCACGACCGGCTATGCGCGTGCGAACATCGACACGCAATGGGGCAGCGTGCCGGTGCGCGGCAACTTCGGCGTGCAGGTGCAGCGCGTGGACCAGTCCTCGACCTCGCGCTACTGGGATTCGACCCGCCCCGATGGCGACAACGTGCAGCCGATCACCCGCGGCAAGGAATACACCGACGTCCTGCCCAGCCTGAACCTGGCGTTCTCGCTGACGGACGACCAGACCCTTCGCGTGGCCCTGGCCGAGCAGATCGCGCGTCCGCGCGTGGACGAACTGCGTGCATCGCTGGAGTTCGGCGTCAATACCGCAACCGGCGAGCCGGGCGGTTCGGGCGGCAACCCCGAACTCGATCCCTGGCGTGCCTACGCGTTCGACGTGTCGTACGAGAAGTATTTCGGCGAGCGCGCCTACGTGGCCGCGGCGTTCTACTACAAGGACCTGCGTACCTACATCTACACCGAGTCCCGCGACGGCTACGACTTCAGCGACCTGCTGGTCGACTACGTGCCTGGCCCGAACGAGCCCCCGACCCAGACCACCGGACGCTTCACCGCTCCCTACAACGGCGAGGGCGGATCGCTGCGGGGCCTTGAGCTGACCGCGTCCCTGCCGCTGGATCTGTTCGCGCCAGCGCTCACCGGCTTCGGCATCGTCGCCAGCGCCAGCTTCAACGACAGCGACATCACCATCCCGCCTCCGCCCAACGCGCAGAGCAGCGTCGGCAGCGAGGAGATCATGCTGCCGGGCCTGTCGAAGCGCGTGTACAACCTGACCGCGTACTACGAGCGCAACGGATTCGAGGCGCGGATCAGCCAGCGCAAGCGTTCGGACTTCGTCGGCGAGATCGGCAACTTCGACGGCGACCGTACCCTGCGCTACGTGGTGGGCGAGGACATCACCGACGTGCAGGTCAGCTACGCCTTCGGCGACCACACCGGCCTGGGTGGCCTGAGCGTGCTGTTGCAGGCGAGCAACATCACCGACGAGTCCTACCGCACCTACGCCGGAACCAGGGACCGCCCGCTCGAGCACATCGAATGGGGTCGCACCTGGCTGCTGGGCCTGAACTACCGCTTCTGA
- a CDS encoding alpha-glucosidase family protein has protein sequence MDTNGDGVGDLPGIIERLDHVASLGVDAVWISPFFRSPMADFGYDIADYRDVDPLFGTLDDFDRLLARAHALGIRVMIDQVLSHTSDQHAWFRESRQSRDNPKADWYVWADPKPDGTPPNNWMSLFGGVAWRWEPRREQYYLHNFLASQPDLNFHNPDVQAATLDNVKFWLDRGVDGLRLDAINFCFHDRRLRDNPPKPVELRAGRGFSTDNPYAYQYHHHNNTQPENLPFLEALRALLDRYPGATTLGEISSEDSLATTAEYVTPNRLHMGYSFELLTDEFSAAYIRGTVERLEAAMTEGWPCWAISNHDVQRAVSRWGGPDAGPGLAKLLVALVCSLRGSVCLYQGEELGLPEAEVPFESLQDPYGIAFWPNFKGRDGCRTPMPWDGGANAGFTSGTPWLPVPAPHLAANAGLQAADPDSVLNGVRAFLHWRDAQPALREGSIRFIDAPGQLLAFIRESQSQRVLVVLNLSPTAVSMALPDFARGAVPVIGHRLAEGTLDARELRLPPHGAWYGTLPRGRA, from the coding sequence ATGGACACCAATGGCGACGGCGTCGGCGACCTGCCCGGCATCATCGAGCGCCTCGACCATGTCGCCAGCCTCGGCGTCGACGCGGTGTGGATCTCCCCGTTCTTCCGCTCGCCGATGGCCGACTTCGGCTACGACATCGCCGACTACCGCGACGTCGATCCGCTGTTCGGCACGCTCGACGACTTCGACCGCCTGCTCGCCAGGGCGCATGCGCTCGGCATCCGGGTGATGATCGACCAGGTGCTGAGCCATACCTCCGACCAGCACGCCTGGTTCCGCGAAAGCCGCCAGAGCCGCGACAATCCGAAGGCCGACTGGTACGTCTGGGCCGATCCGAAACCGGACGGCACCCCGCCGAACAACTGGATGTCGCTGTTCGGCGGCGTCGCCTGGCGCTGGGAACCGCGACGCGAGCAGTACTACCTGCACAATTTCCTGGCCTCGCAGCCCGACCTCAACTTCCACAACCCGGACGTGCAGGCCGCGACGCTGGACAACGTGAAGTTCTGGCTCGACCGCGGCGTCGACGGCCTGCGCCTGGACGCGATCAACTTCTGCTTCCACGATCGCCGGCTGCGCGACAACCCGCCCAAACCCGTTGAACTGCGCGCGGGTCGCGGTTTCAGCACCGACAACCCCTACGCCTACCAGTACCACCACCACAACAACACGCAGCCGGAGAACCTGCCGTTCCTCGAAGCGCTGCGCGCCCTGCTCGACCGCTATCCGGGCGCAACGACGCTCGGCGAGATTTCCTCCGAAGACTCGCTGGCCACCACCGCCGAGTACGTCACGCCGAACCGCCTGCACATGGGCTACAGCTTCGAGCTGTTGACCGACGAGTTCAGCGCCGCCTACATCCGCGGCACCGTCGAGCGGCTGGAAGCGGCGATGACCGAGGGCTGGCCGTGCTGGGCGATCTCCAACCACGACGTGCAGCGCGCGGTCTCGCGCTGGGGCGGCCCGGACGCGGGTCCGGGGCTGGCGAAGCTGCTCGTCGCTCTGGTGTGTTCGCTGCGCGGTTCGGTGTGCCTGTACCAGGGCGAGGAACTGGGGCTGCCGGAAGCCGAAGTGCCGTTCGAGTCGCTGCAGGATCCATACGGGATCGCCTTCTGGCCCAACTTCAAGGGTCGCGACGGCTGTCGCACGCCGATGCCGTGGGACGGCGGCGCGAACGCCGGCTTCACCAGCGGCACGCCCTGGCTGCCGGTGCCGGCGCCGCACCTCGCTGCCAATGCCGGGCTGCAGGCGGCCGATCCGGATTCGGTGCTGAACGGCGTGCGTGCATTCCTGCATTGGCGGGATGCGCAACCCGCGCTGCGCGAAGGCAGCATCCGCTTCATCGATGCGCCCGGCCAGCTCCTCGCCTTCATCCGCGAGAGCCAGTCGCAGCGCGTGCTGGTGGTCCTCAACCTCTCGCCGACGGCCGTATCCATGGCGTTGCCGGACTTCGCGCGAGGCGCCGTGCCTGTCATCGGCCACCGCCTCGCCGAGGGAACGCTCGATGCACGCGAACTGCGCCTGCCGCCGCATGGCGCCTGGTACGGCACGTTGCCGCGCGGCCGGGCATGA
- a CDS encoding MFS transporter, translating into MASKPQLSFWQIWNMCFGFLGIQFGFALQNANVSRIFQTLGADMEQVPGLWIAAPLTGLLVQPVIGYFSDRTWTRLGRRRPYFLWGAVFSTLALFVMPNSPQLWIAAGTLWILDASLNVSMEPFRAYVGDQLSPRQRPTGYAMQSFFIGVGSVVASLLPWLLAKAGVANTAGPGEVPDTVRYAFYAGGAVLFLAILWTVLRSREYPPEVLRSFDDAEPEGPPRDDAKVPGATGGLSWLLAGAIGIVLIWQAGWDRLLYVLASLPLAYGLLRLVAPSLREGAMLASLTADLHDMPATMRRLAVVQFFSWFGLFCMWIYTTAAVTSVHYGTADTASAAWNEGANWVGVLFAAYNGFAALAAIAIPWMARRLGLRASHLVNLCLGGLGLVSIAFIRDPQWLLLSMVGVGFAWASILSLPYAMLSDSLPAAKMGVYMGIFNFFIVIPQLVAVSTLGVLLAHVLGGDPMRVLMFGGASLVVAGLCVLLVRLPRGSEAGPVSSLR; encoded by the coding sequence ATGGCGAGCAAGCCGCAGCTGTCGTTCTGGCAGATCTGGAACATGTGTTTCGGGTTCCTCGGGATCCAGTTCGGCTTCGCGTTGCAGAACGCGAACGTCAGCCGCATCTTCCAGACGCTCGGCGCGGACATGGAGCAGGTGCCGGGGCTGTGGATCGCCGCGCCGCTGACCGGCTTGCTGGTGCAACCCGTGATCGGCTACTTCTCCGACCGTACCTGGACACGACTCGGGAGGCGGCGACCCTATTTCCTCTGGGGCGCGGTGTTCTCGACGCTTGCGCTGTTCGTCATGCCCAACTCGCCGCAGCTGTGGATCGCCGCCGGCACGCTGTGGATCCTCGACGCTTCGCTCAACGTGTCGATGGAGCCGTTCCGCGCCTACGTCGGCGACCAGCTCTCGCCGCGGCAGCGGCCGACGGGCTACGCGATGCAGAGCTTCTTCATCGGCGTGGGCTCGGTGGTCGCGAGCCTGCTGCCGTGGCTGCTGGCGAAGGCGGGCGTGGCCAATACCGCGGGCCCGGGCGAGGTGCCCGATACGGTGCGCTATGCGTTCTATGCCGGTGGCGCGGTGCTGTTCCTCGCCATCCTGTGGACCGTGCTGCGCTCGCGCGAGTATCCGCCGGAGGTGTTGCGCTCGTTCGACGATGCCGAGCCCGAAGGGCCGCCCCGTGACGACGCCAAGGTGCCGGGTGCCACGGGAGGTCTGTCATGGCTGCTCGCCGGTGCAATCGGCATCGTCCTGATCTGGCAAGCCGGCTGGGACCGGTTGCTCTACGTGCTCGCCTCGCTGCCGCTCGCCTACGGCCTGCTGCGCCTGGTCGCTCCGTCGCTGCGCGAAGGCGCGATGCTCGCTTCGCTCACGGCCGACCTGCACGACATGCCGGCCACGATGCGCCGGCTCGCCGTGGTCCAGTTCTTCTCCTGGTTCGGCCTGTTCTGCATGTGGATCTACACCACGGCCGCGGTCACCAGCGTGCACTACGGGACCGCCGACACCGCCTCGGCGGCCTGGAACGAGGGCGCGAACTGGGTGGGCGTGCTGTTCGCGGCCTACAACGGATTCGCCGCGCTGGCGGCGATCGCGATCCCGTGGATGGCGCGACGCCTTGGCTTGCGTGCCAGCCACCTGGTCAACCTCTGTCTCGGTGGCCTCGGGCTGGTCTCGATCGCCTTCATCCGCGATCCGCAATGGTTGCTGCTGTCGATGGTCGGCGTCGGCTTCGCCTGGGCCTCGATCCTGTCGCTGCCGTACGCGATGCTGTCCGACAGCCTGCCGGCGGCGAAGATGGGCGTGTACATGGGCATCTTCAATTTCTTCATCGTGATCCCGCAGCTGGTTGCCGTGAGCACGCTGGGCGTGCTGCTGGCGCACGTGCTCGGCGGCGATCCGATGCGCGTGCTGATGTTCGGCGGCGCCAGCCTGGTGGTGGCGGGGCTGTGCGTGCTGCTGGTGCGACTACCGCGTGGGAGCGAGGCCGGTCCGGTTTCGTCGCTTCGATGA
- a CDS encoding alpha-amylase family glycosyl hydrolase, translating to MRAVLLLILSLLLPACADADRPAPTVADAYGTLEPFASEAVYFVVTDRFVNGDPSNDQRNQGGERRTFDLPLEPCDGVAGNIGYLGGDFRGIADNLDYIRGMGFSAVWITPVVDNPDEAFTGGETPGCGSILTDRGKTGYHGYWGVNFFEVDEHLPSPGMQFRDLADAMHARDMKLVLDIVGNHGSPGWTMTAPQPKFGKLYDRDGTLIADHQNLPPQQLDPEGNPLHAFYNDTGPVDAKHGSIFDGNLAQLADFDAGNPAVLEYLVDAYSHWIDQGADAFRIDTIAWMPSSFWQAFSERIRAKRPGFFMFGEAFDYDAAKIAVHTLPGNGGVSVLDFPMKQAMDEVFGRKQAGFERLAPTLFLEGGPYANPYELATFYDNHDMPRMDASDEGFIDAHNWLFTARGIPVVYYGSEVGFMRGRAEHAGNRNYFGQARVDAAAESAIHRNLTRIATLRRDTPALQRGLQVNVRLEGESAAFYRVHQHGGDAQAALVLLNKGDAARRIVVDTLVQPGDWRDAFSGETVRIDRRIDLEVPPHGVRVLLRDAPIDAPGLQVALARAMAAPHAQ from the coding sequence ATGCGTGCCGTGCTCCTGCTGATCCTGTCCCTCCTGCTGCCGGCGTGTGCGGACGCGGATCGACCTGCGCCGACAGTTGCAGACGCCTATGGCACGCTAGAACCGTTCGCCAGCGAAGCTGTGTACTTCGTCGTCACCGACCGCTTCGTCAATGGCGATCCGTCCAACGACCAGCGAAACCAGGGCGGCGAGCGCCGTACCTTCGACCTCCCGCTCGAGCCCTGCGACGGCGTAGCCGGCAACATCGGCTACCTCGGCGGCGATTTCCGCGGCATCGCCGACAACCTCGACTACATCCGTGGCATGGGCTTTTCCGCGGTGTGGATCACGCCGGTGGTCGACAATCCCGACGAAGCGTTCACCGGCGGCGAGACCCCGGGCTGCGGCAGCATCCTCACCGACCGTGGCAAGACCGGCTACCACGGCTACTGGGGCGTGAACTTCTTCGAGGTGGACGAGCACCTGCCGAGTCCCGGCATGCAGTTCCGCGATCTCGCAGATGCGATGCACGCCCGGGACATGAAGCTGGTACTCGACATCGTCGGCAACCATGGCTCGCCCGGATGGACGATGACCGCGCCGCAGCCAAAGTTCGGCAAGCTGTACGACCGTGACGGCACGCTGATCGCCGACCACCAGAACCTGCCGCCGCAGCAGCTCGACCCGGAAGGCAACCCGCTGCACGCGTTCTACAACGATACCGGGCCGGTCGACGCGAAGCACGGGTCGATCTTCGACGGCAACCTCGCCCAGCTCGCCGACTTCGATGCCGGCAACCCGGCGGTGCTCGAGTACCTGGTCGACGCGTACAGCCATTGGATCGACCAGGGCGCGGACGCGTTCCGCATCGACACCATCGCCTGGATGCCATCGTCGTTCTGGCAGGCGTTCAGCGAGCGCATCCGCGCCAAACGCCCGGGCTTCTTCATGTTCGGCGAGGCCTTCGACTACGACGCGGCGAAGATCGCGGTGCATACGCTGCCCGGCAACGGCGGGGTGAGCGTGCTCGATTTCCCGATGAAGCAGGCGATGGACGAGGTCTTCGGGCGCAAACAGGCCGGTTTCGAGCGCCTGGCGCCGACGTTGTTCCTCGAAGGGGGGCCGTACGCCAACCCCTACGAGCTGGCCACGTTCTACGACAACCACGACATGCCGCGCATGGACGCCAGCGACGAGGGCTTCATCGATGCGCACAACTGGCTGTTCACCGCGCGTGGCATCCCGGTGGTCTACTACGGCTCGGAAGTCGGCTTCATGCGCGGTCGCGCCGAACATGCCGGCAACCGCAACTATTTCGGCCAGGCCCGCGTCGACGCGGCGGCCGAGAGTGCGATCCACCGCAACCTGACGCGGATCGCGACACTGCGCCGCGACACCCCGGCATTGCAGCGCGGGCTGCAGGTCAACGTCCGGCTGGAAGGCGAGTCGGCGGCGTTCTATCGTGTCCACCAGCACGGGGGCGACGCGCAGGCCGCGCTGGTACTGCTGAACAAGGGCGACGCAGCGCGGCGCATCGTCGTCGACACCCTCGTGCAGCCGGGCGACTGGCGCGACGCGTTCTCGGGCGAAACGGTGCGCATCGACCGGCGCATCGATCTCGAGGTGCCCCCACACGGCGTACGCGTGCTGCTGCGCGATGCGCCGATCGATGCGCCCGGGCTGCAGGTGGCGCTGGCTCGGGCCATGGCGGCTCCGCACGCGCAATAG
- a CDS encoding LacI family DNA-binding transcriptional regulator produces the protein MPPAPGVSGMNIRGKPTSLDIAHLAGVSQPTVSRALRGSPMVNEETRRRILAIAEQLNYKVDKNASGLRRQHAGTLALLLFEDPTPDESHINPFFFPMLGSITRACARHGQDLLISFQQFSDDWHAEYGDSHKADGLILLGYGDYLAHQGKLTKLVEQGTPFVRWGAVMPDQPGLSIGCDNVGGGRLAGEHLLAVGRRRIAFLGDASNHYPEFLDRYSGCDEALKAAGFSLDRALQVDAESAEDSGYAAALSLLGRGLPFDAVFAASDLIAIGAMHALQENGLRIPEDVAIVGFDDIPAARIATPALTTVVQDTIRAGELLVEALVHLVNGEPAERTRLPTSLVVRKSSGAVA, from the coding sequence ATGCCGCCTGCTCCCGGCGTCTCCGGCATGAACATCCGCGGCAAGCCCACCTCGCTCGACATCGCCCACCTGGCAGGAGTGTCCCAGCCGACGGTGTCGCGCGCGCTGCGCGGCAGCCCGATGGTGAACGAGGAGACCCGCAGGCGGATCCTGGCGATCGCCGAGCAGCTCAACTACAAGGTCGACAAGAACGCCTCGGGCCTGCGCCGCCAGCATGCCGGGACCCTGGCACTGCTGCTGTTCGAGGACCCGACCCCGGACGAGTCGCACATCAACCCGTTCTTCTTCCCGATGCTGGGTTCGATCACCCGGGCCTGCGCGCGCCACGGCCAGGACCTGCTGATCTCGTTCCAGCAGTTCTCCGACGACTGGCACGCCGAATACGGCGACAGCCACAAGGCCGACGGGCTGATCCTGCTCGGCTACGGCGACTACCTCGCCCACCAGGGCAAGCTCACCAAGCTGGTGGAACAGGGCACGCCGTTCGTGCGCTGGGGCGCGGTGATGCCGGACCAGCCGGGCCTGTCGATCGGCTGCGACAACGTCGGCGGCGGACGCCTGGCCGGCGAACACCTGCTGGCCGTCGGGCGCCGCCGCATCGCCTTCCTCGGCGATGCCTCGAACCACTACCCCGAGTTCCTCGACCGCTACAGCGGCTGCGACGAGGCATTGAAGGCGGCCGGGTTCTCGCTCGACCGCGCGCTGCAGGTGGATGCGGAAAGCGCGGAGGATTCCGGCTACGCCGCGGCGTTGTCCCTGCTCGGCCGCGGACTGCCGTTCGACGCGGTGTTCGCTGCCAGCGACCTGATCGCGATCGGCGCGATGCACGCCTTGCAGGAAAACGGACTGCGCATCCCGGAGGACGTGGCGATCGTGGGGTTCGACGACATTCCCGCGGCGCGCATCGCCACTCCGGCGCTGACCACCGTGGTGCAGGACACGATCCGCGCCGGAGAACTGCTGGTCGAAGCCCTGGTGCACCTGGTCAACGGGGAACCGGCGGAACGCACGCGGCTGCCGACGTCGCTGGTGGTGCGCAAGTCCAGCGGCGCGGTGGCGTAG